The genomic region GCACGAAGGTGCCGTGGTGCTCGCGGGTCTTGGGGTGGGCGGAGACGTCGACGCAGAAGACCCGGGCCGCGACTCCGACCTGCTGGGCGGCGAGGCCGACGCAGCCGGGGCTGACCCGCATGGTGGCGACCAGGTCCGCGGCGAGCTGCACCGTCTCGGGCGCGGTGGGGTCGACATCGGCGCCGGGAGTGGAGAGCACCGGGTCGGGCACGCGCACGACCTCCAGGACCCGTCCCTCGACACCCAGCTCGTCCTCGGTCCAGGCCGCCAGCCGCTCGCTCGGCGCGGCCGGGGTGGGGGTGACGCTCACAGCTCGTCGGCCTCCGCGGGACGCAGGGTGGCGCCGACTCCGAGGGCGGTGGCCGCCGTGCGGATCGAGGTCTCGAGGGCGTCGAGGTCGGTGCCGGCGGGCACGTCGAACTCCGCGACCAGGAGGTAGAGGCTGCCCGAGAGCCGGGTGCTGAGGTCGGTGATGTTGCCACCGAGCGCGGCCACCTCGGACACGACGCCG from Nocardioides sp. dk884 harbors:
- the def gene encoding peptide deformylase, whose product is MSVTPTPAAPSERLAAWTEDELGVEGRVLEVVRVPDPVLSTPGADVDPTAPETVQLAADLVATMRVSPGCVGLAAQQVGVAARVFCVDVSAHPKTREHHGTFVLCNAEVIESSRNEKAREGCMSVPDFTGDVKRASRLVVRGQLPGTGEEVTFSANAFEARCLQHELDHCAGFVFLDRVAGAHAIHPRKTYL